ACCGTGCTGGATTCTTTGGAGAAGGCACGGCGGGATAAGCGGATTATTGGCATTTACCTTGATGGCAGTCGGAGTTCATCTAGCAGTGACACGGGCTACGCTACGCTCAAAGAAGTGCGGCGGGCGTTAGAACAGTTCCGCGCTGCTGGTAAAACTATTGTTGCCTACGACAGAGATTGGGACGAACGAAAATATTACCTGGGATCAGTCGCAAATACCATTGTGGTTAACCCACTGGGGTCAATGGAAATGAATGGTCTGAGTGCTCAGCCTATATTCTTCGCTGGAGCGTTGGAAAAATTCGGCATTGGAGTGCAGGTAGTTCGGGTTGGCAAGTACAAAACAGCAGTTGAACCGTTTTTGCGGTCAAATTTGAGTCCGGAGAGTCGGCAACAACTGCAAAAATTGTTAGGCGATGTCTGGGGAGATTGGCGTGCGACAGTGAGTAAAAGCCGAAAATTAACTCCCCAACAGTTGCAGGCGATCGCAGATAGTCAGATTGAGTTACAGGCAGATCGAGCCCAGCAGCAGGGTTTAGTGGATCGAGTAGCTTACTTCGATCAAGTACTTGAGCAGCTGAAAAAGCTAACAGGAGAAGACAAGGAAAATAATACCTTTCGTCAAATTAGCTTAACTAGATACGCCCAGGTTCCTGGTAGGTCGATGGGTGTGGAGCGTAACTCAGAAAATAAAATTGCTGTTGTCTATGCTGAAGGCAATATTGTAGATGGTCAAGGTGGTATTGGCCAAGTCGGCAGCGTTCGCCTTGCCAGAGTCTTTCGCCAACTGCGACAGGATGAGGATGTCAAGGCAGTTGTGCTGCGCGTTAACAGTCCTGGAGGTAGCGTCACGGCTTCTGAAGTGATTGAGCGGGAGGTGCAGCTAACTAAACAGGTAAAACCAGTTGTAGCCTCGATGGGTAATGTTGCTGCCTCTGGTGGCTACTGGATTGTAACCGATGTCAACCGAATTTTCGCTGAGCCAAATACAATTACAGGTTCAATTGGTGTATATGGACAGCTGCTGAATTTCCAGGAGATAGCAAATAAAAACGGCATCACCTGGGATACAGTCAAAACAGCTGAATTTGCCGACATTCAAACAATTGCTCGCCCCAAGTCTCCTCAAGAGTTGGCACTTCTCCAGGGCTCTGTCAACCGTATTTACGATTTGTTTTTGAGTAAAGTGGCCCAAGGGCGAAACCTGCCACAACAAAAAGTAGCCGAGATCGCCCAAGGTCGTGTCTGGTCGGGTATAGAAGCAGAAAAGATCGGTCTAGTTGATGAAATTGGCGGTATTGATGCTGCCATCCAATATGCGGCTAAGCAGGCAAAACTGGGAGATGACTGGAAACTGCAAGAGTATCCTGAACCTCGCACTTTTGGAGAGCGCCTTCTAGGACAGTTGTCAGGGCAGGTTATGAGCGCCCTGGGTAGCGATCGCACCTCCGGACAAATAACACCACCCGATTTGCTAACGGCTGAATTCGACAGACTCCGAGAGGAGATAGCTATTCTGCAAGCGATGAACGATCCTCAAGGTGTCTACGCTCTTTTGCCATTCAACCTCAAGATTGAGTAGGGGCGCATTTAACCAGAATGTAGGGTTGCCAAGGGAATTTTTGATGAACCCGCCCCTACTTCTACTGTGGCTTCTACGTAGAAAATCCTTAACTCAGCAGCAATAAATTGCATTTTCTGGGTAATTACGGTTGCTTCTTGTAGTTAAATAGGTAAGACTATTCAGAAGAAACAAAAACTCGCAAAATTTTAGCATCTATCTATGGGTAGAAAAACAAAGCGCCTCTTGCTCCTAATTATTTCCTGTAGTACAGCTGGTGTAGTTTTGGGAGGTTCTGCAAGTTGGGCAGAGAGCAATCAATGCTTCCAGGCTAGCAACGTCACAAGTGAGTGCCTGACTGAAGATCCAGTAATTAACACTCTACAAGGCATGAGTACCGGATTAATAGCGGGAGCAGGAGCGGCTTTTGGTGCAGCATGGCAGTTAAGGCACGAAGAGTGAGCTAATTTTAAAAGCGATAGTTTCTCTCGCTTACCCAGAAGCTTATCGGTACTGCACGACCTTGGGCATCTACCTTGACTTCAACGACTACAGATTGCTGCTGCCTGCCTCGTTGAGCTTGATTAATGTCCTGGTTAATTTCATCTCGCCTTTCCTCTGGCATATAGTAAGTTTCCAAACCGTATTCAATCGAGTTACCAGTAGACTTACCCTTTAAGGCAATCTGATTAGCAGGTAAAGAAGTGGGGCGATCGCGGCTGACTCGCACTGGTTTCCACGCTTTAGGGGGCTGGGATTTAGCAGATTCAGGTGCTTCTAGAATCACATATAACCTAGTCCCCGCTTGTTGCTTGACTAACTCTTGCCAACCTGGAAGACTCCGCAAGTTATCTACGCGGGAAATTTCATAGTTGAGCGTTTGCGAGTAGCCCCGTAGAGGATCGTAAGGGTCTACGGGAATAGTTTTTAGGATCACTGTTTTACCAGTGATCTGCGTATAAAATGCCTGAGCAGGTACTGCAAGAATTAGCCCAGTCTGCAACAGCAGGGGAACCCAAAGTCTCCAGGTTGGTAGAAGAGGCTGTGGTAATTGCGATTGCCTGTCCTTTACAGGTGTTGTTGATGGGGATTGCAAGTCGTGGCTCATAGGTAATTCTCTTAATTTAATTTGTTCACATTTGCTGCCCTCTCCTACTTGGCGTATGGCTGAGAGTCCGAACATAACGCTCGAACCAAAGCCCTACAGCAATCACACCAACGCCACATAGCATGAAAACTAAGGATTTGAACAGTAATCCCGTAGCAGAAAGCACAAACCAACTGAGAATTCGTAGGGTTAATAGCACCATGCCACCCCAAAAGGCGCGTCGCTTTCCTTGTGCCAGTCCCTCACGGATTAAGCCAGCAGCCAAGAGGAACAACAGCACGTTGAAAATAAATGTGGCAAACACGGAAATTGCCGTGATGCTGGTATGCCAGAAAGTTGTTAAGGCAGCGATCGCAATAAAAATACCAATAACAATTGTGGTTAGATTTTCCCGCTGGGCAGAGGATGGTTTTTTAGCTTGCAATGCCAAATGCCACCACTCAAACAGCGCTAATCCACTCAAAATCAATATATCTAGTAGAGGAACCCAGTTAAATCTGGTTGATTGCTCCACAAGAGAAGGCTGAGATAAAGAGTGCCAAAACCAATAGAAGGAAGAAATATAAAATAGGACAGCAAGATAAAAAAGTGCCAAATTCCGAGCAATGGGCTGAAATGATCCCACTGCTGCCGATGTTTGGGATTGGTGCCGCTGCCAAGGTAAGTCACCGTAAACCCAGAACGAGTCATCGTAACTCCACAACAATGCAGGTGGCAGTGCCAAAGCGATCGCTAACAACCAATCTGCTGAGTGAAGGTAAAGACTTAAATTAGCTTCCAGAGAAAAAACAACGAGGGTTGCAACTAGAGCAAAAATCCAGCGCGATCGACACCAGTAAGCTAAAGGGACAAACATCAAGCTTGCCAACAATGGCATATGCTGCCTCATGAGGGATGACCAGGGAAATTCTTCTAGAGGGGAAGATATTGACCAACTTGGCGAGATAAAGTTTCCCCCGAAATCCCAGTAACCTAATCCGATCAGGAGAATTGACAGCACACCCAAGGAAGTTAAACGTAGGCTATAGGACATTGCTAATACACCAACACCCCAAGCTAGC
This window of the Chroococcidiopsis sp. CCMEE 29 genome carries:
- the sppA gene encoding signal peptide peptidase SppA yields the protein MRNFLKQTFASVVGTLLGLFIFFGLGTAGVLLLIVAIASREPEPQVQQNSMLVFDLSLNITDSRPSSDTSAAIQQALSGEDSNTVTLRTVLDSLEKARRDKRIIGIYLDGSRSSSSSDTGYATLKEVRRALEQFRAAGKTIVAYDRDWDERKYYLGSVANTIVVNPLGSMEMNGLSAQPIFFAGALEKFGIGVQVVRVGKYKTAVEPFLRSNLSPESRQQLQKLLGDVWGDWRATVSKSRKLTPQQLQAIADSQIELQADRAQQQGLVDRVAYFDQVLEQLKKLTGEDKENNTFRQISLTRYAQVPGRSMGVERNSENKIAVVYAEGNIVDGQGGIGQVGSVRLARVFRQLRQDEDVKAVVLRVNSPGGSVTASEVIEREVQLTKQVKPVVASMGNVAASGGYWIVTDVNRIFAEPNTITGSIGVYGQLLNFQEIANKNGITWDTVKTAEFADIQTIARPKSPQELALLQGSVNRIYDLFLSKVAQGRNLPQQKVAEIAQGRVWSGIEAEKIGLVDEIGGIDAAIQYAAKQAKLGDDWKLQEYPEPRTFGERLLGQLSGQVMSALGSDRTSGQITPPDLLTAEFDRLREEIAILQAMNDPQGVYALLPFNLKIE
- a CDS encoding DUF2157 domain-containing protein translates to MNSEKFRRQLRHEAELWWTEGLIDAGQYQQLSERYQFNTLDTAARDRFVTLLIGLGSILIGLGLITFVAANWQELPRVAKVTLLLSLFIGVNIAGFYLWRRAHGAQQRIGHGLLLLGALILGANMGLMGQMFHINAPFNELLLAWGVGVLAMSYSLRLTSLGVLSILLIGLGYWDFGGNFISPSWSISSPLEEFPWSSLMRQHMPLLASLMFVPLAYWCRSRWIFALVATLVVFSLEANLSLYLHSADWLLAIALALPPALLWSYDDSFWVYGDLPWQRHQSQTSAAVGSFQPIARNLALFYLAVLFYISSFYWFWHSLSQPSLVEQSTRFNWVPLLDILILSGLALFEWWHLALQAKKPSSAQRENLTTIVIGIFIAIAALTTFWHTSITAISVFATFIFNVLLFLLAAGLIREGLAQGKRRAFWGGMVLLTLRILSWFVLSATGLLFKSLVFMLCGVGVIAVGLWFERYVRTLSHTPSRRGQQM
- a CDS encoding GDYXXLXY domain-containing protein; protein product: MSHDLQSPSTTPVKDRQSQLPQPLLPTWRLWVPLLLQTGLILAVPAQAFYTQITGKTVILKTIPVDPYDPLRGYSQTLNYEISRVDNLRSLPGWQELVKQQAGTRLYVILEAPESAKSQPPKAWKPVRVSRDRPTSLPANQIALKGKSTGNSIEYGLETYYMPEERRDEINQDINQAQRGRQQQSVVVEVKVDAQGRAVPISFWVSERNYRF